In the genome of Gordonia rubripertincta, one region contains:
- a CDS encoding sterol desaturase family protein yields the protein MSADEIDITARRQVAAEERRMRSRHSMSLRDAFAEFLRHPSPWIMAGFLATALVARVWLGGWGLADVLVPVVMVASFPLVEWLVHVFVLHWRPKRLGPVTIDPLVSRKHREHHRDPRDIPLIFIPWQVLIVVIVAALAVGLLLFTSVERGLTFLVVLPAIGLVYEWTHYLIHSDYRPRHAFYRRLWRNHRFHHYRNEHYWFTVTTAGTADRLLRTYPDPDSVEKSPTAKDLHALSRTE from the coding sequence ATGTCCGCCGACGAGATCGACATCACGGCGCGCCGGCAGGTGGCGGCCGAAGAACGGCGTATGAGGTCGAGGCATTCGATGTCGCTGCGCGACGCGTTCGCCGAGTTCCTCCGGCATCCGTCGCCGTGGATCATGGCGGGCTTCCTCGCCACCGCGCTGGTGGCGCGTGTGTGGCTGGGCGGTTGGGGTCTCGCCGACGTGCTCGTCCCCGTCGTCATGGTCGCGAGCTTCCCGCTGGTGGAGTGGCTGGTCCACGTCTTCGTCCTCCATTGGCGCCCGAAGCGACTGGGACCGGTCACCATCGACCCGCTCGTCTCGCGCAAGCACCGGGAGCATCATCGCGACCCCCGCGACATCCCGCTCATCTTCATCCCGTGGCAGGTGCTGATCGTCGTGATCGTCGCCGCCCTCGCCGTCGGACTGCTGCTCTTCACCAGCGTCGAACGGGGACTCACGTTCCTCGTCGTGCTCCCGGCGATCGGACTGGTCTACGAGTGGACGCACTACCTCATCCACTCCGACTACCGGCCGCGACATGCGTTCTACCGCCGGCTCTGGCGCAACCACCGCTTTCACCACTACCGCAACGAGCACTACTGGTTCACGGTCACCACGGCGGGGACCGCCGACAGGTTGCTGCGGACCTACCCCGACCCCGACAGCGTCGAGAAGTCGCCGACCGCGAAGGATCTGCACGCCTTGTCGCGGACGGAGTAG
- a CDS encoding DUF3054 domain-containing protein, whose amino-acid sequence MSIPNPTEEGTSPVRGTATGPMAALFDAVAITIFVVIGRASHEEGYAPAAFLHTLWPFLVGCAAGWSITYVYAHVRSSDFFGHDFRPDRVVPVGIVIWFCTVTVAMILRFILSQGVAVSFVIVATVTLALFLLGWRAVFAYLGRRAVTR is encoded by the coding sequence ATGTCGATCCCGAACCCCACGGAGGAGGGGACCTCACCGGTGCGGGGAACCGCGACCGGGCCGATGGCCGCCCTGTTCGACGCGGTGGCCATCACGATCTTCGTGGTGATCGGCCGGGCCAGCCACGAAGAGGGGTACGCCCCGGCCGCCTTCCTGCACACCCTGTGGCCGTTCCTGGTCGGCTGCGCGGCAGGCTGGTCGATCACCTACGTGTACGCGCACGTGCGGTCCAGCGACTTCTTCGGCCACGATTTCCGGCCCGACCGCGTCGTGCCGGTCGGGATCGTCATCTGGTTCTGCACCGTGACCGTCGCGATGATCCTGCGCTTCATCCTCAGCCAGGGTGTGGCCGTCAGCTTCGTCATCGTCGCGACCGTGACGCTGGCCCTGTTCCTGCTGGGATGGCGCGCGGTCTTCGCCTACCTGGGCCGCCGCGCCGTCACCCGCTGA
- a CDS encoding lysylphosphatidylglycerol synthase transmembrane domain-containing protein produces MSEDVGSPRDMTARLATRPRFWWVRWVLLAVVLVILGVEIVLIWPELKKAWLRIGDIKWHWVFACVVAAMLSMDSFAQVQRALLRSAGVRVTQWKSLSVILAANSLSQTMPGGQVLAPAFTYRETRKWGATPVVASWQVVMSGLLAGVGLAVLGFGGAMLAGAKTSPFSVVFSVAGLLAVAVVLQYLASHPESLKSTGIRVLGWINQLRNKPDEHGTEKLFELLEQLRAVQLTKRDTSIAFGWSLFNWVADVACLMFACWAVDAHPSIAGLMVAYAAGKAVGTAIPLLPGGIGVVDAVLVPALTSAGMPAADAITAVLIYRIISYVFVAAVGWVVIALMFRNRIRRDDTFIDEVERDVDAAEREEASGTEPDRGSDSDPPPDPVR; encoded by the coding sequence ATGTCGGAGGATGTTGGCTCGCCGCGGGATATGACCGCCCGCCTCGCCACCCGTCCCCGCTTCTGGTGGGTGCGTTGGGTCCTCCTTGCCGTCGTCCTGGTGATCCTCGGAGTCGAGATCGTGCTGATCTGGCCCGAGTTGAAGAAGGCATGGCTACGCATCGGCGACATCAAATGGCACTGGGTGTTCGCCTGTGTCGTGGCCGCGATGCTCTCGATGGACAGCTTTGCGCAGGTCCAGCGTGCGCTGTTGCGTTCGGCCGGTGTCCGGGTGACGCAGTGGAAGTCGCTGTCGGTCATCCTCGCCGCCAACTCGCTGAGCCAGACGATGCCGGGCGGCCAGGTGCTGGCGCCGGCGTTCACCTACCGCGAGACCCGTAAGTGGGGAGCGACCCCGGTCGTCGCGTCCTGGCAGGTCGTGATGTCGGGCCTCCTCGCGGGCGTCGGACTCGCGGTTCTCGGCTTCGGTGGCGCAATGCTCGCCGGCGCCAAGACCAGCCCGTTCTCGGTCGTCTTCTCGGTGGCCGGGCTGCTCGCCGTCGCCGTGGTCCTGCAGTACCTCGCCAGTCACCCCGAGTCGCTGAAGAGCACCGGCATCCGGGTACTGGGGTGGATCAATCAGCTCCGCAACAAGCCCGACGAGCACGGCACCGAGAAGCTCTTCGAACTGCTCGAACAGCTCCGGGCGGTCCAGCTCACCAAACGGGATACGTCGATCGCCTTCGGGTGGAGCCTCTTCAACTGGGTCGCCGACGTCGCCTGCCTGATGTTCGCCTGCTGGGCCGTCGATGCACACCCGAGCATCGCGGGACTGATGGTCGCCTACGCGGCCGGCAAGGCGGTCGGTACGGCGATCCCGCTGCTCCCGGGCGGCATCGGGGTCGTCGACGCCGTGCTGGTCCCGGCCCTGACCAGTGCCGGGATGCCCGCCGCGGACGCGATCACCGCCGTTCTGATCTACCGCATCATCAGCTACGTGTTCGTCGCGGCGGTCGGCTGGGTCGTGATCGCCCTCATGTTCCGCAACCGGATCAGGCGCGACGACACCTTCATCGACGAGGTGGAACGCGACGTCGACGCAGCAGAGCGCGAGGAGGCGTCCGGCACGGAACCCGATCGAGGGTCGGACAGTGATCCGCCGCCAGACCCGGTACGGTAA
- a CDS encoding pirin family protein: MAFTVIPGDDRMVTTTDWLTSRHGFSFGDHYDPDNTHFGALLAFNDEVVAPGEGFDLHHHQESEIVTWVVSGTLVHRDSAGHSGVLYPGLVQRMSAGTGVEHSERNDTWPDLAGSGTEPVHYVQMWLMPDRHGLEPSYDQADVADRLAAGELVPVASGDPDRGAAISIANAGATLYAVRLSPGGKAEIPTARFTLLFVVGGQAEATVDGEPATLRAGDAVRAVDAELMSVSSAAGAEVLVWSMAAGLGGA; encoded by the coding sequence ATGGCTTTCACGGTGATCCCCGGCGACGATCGCATGGTCACGACGACCGACTGGCTCACCTCGCGGCACGGGTTCTCCTTCGGCGACCACTACGATCCCGACAACACCCACTTCGGCGCCCTCCTCGCGTTCAACGACGAGGTGGTGGCACCCGGCGAGGGCTTCGACCTCCATCATCACCAGGAGAGCGAGATCGTCACCTGGGTGGTGTCCGGGACGCTCGTGCACCGGGATTCGGCCGGGCACTCGGGCGTGCTCTACCCGGGTCTCGTGCAACGGATGAGCGCCGGGACCGGCGTCGAACACTCCGAGCGCAACGACACGTGGCCGGACCTGGCGGGTTCGGGGACCGAGCCGGTGCACTACGTCCAGATGTGGCTGATGCCCGACCGCCACGGACTCGAACCGTCCTACGACCAGGCCGACGTCGCCGACCGGCTGGCGGCCGGTGAGCTGGTCCCGGTCGCCTCCGGGGACCCCGACCGTGGGGCCGCGATCTCGATCGCCAACGCCGGCGCCACCCTCTACGCCGTGCGGCTGAGCCCCGGCGGGAAGGCCGAGATCCCGACTGCGCGCTTCACACTCCTGTTCGTCGTCGGGGGCCAGGCTGAGGCCACCGTCGACGGGGAGCCCGCAACCTTGCGTGCCGGTGACGCCGTGCGCGCCGTCGACGCCGAACTGATGTCGGTCAGCTCCGCCGCCGGTGCCGAGGTCCTGGTCTGGTCGATGGCGGCTGGGCTCGGGGGTGCCTGA
- a CDS encoding NTF2-like N-terminal transpeptidase domain-containing protein: MKIWVKRATSAACAAVTCAVVVSSCSLTGTSNSGAVAAIDAFATALSRQDAGGAAQFTTAPGQAGDSLTTTLKEMSAQRIDVDIEKPVEYSDGTATFALTTKWNWDKGRVYEANSEGTARKLSSGWKVTWDPAILHPGLGAGGHLREVRTDATPAPSVRSRSGKVFMYLQPVNEIVIDPAQTRDLAATTRALAGVIAPIAPLITPTVIGEKLAETPGKPVIAVTLRDPDMQVLAGDPARVPGVSVNRTDRLVMADRRLSSPLEDGLTNYWQAIRDATAGWQVEMVNPGLRPRRLAGEQGPPGPDVLSTVDQGVQLTLGDAAVEVGQPATILTLDAQSGAILGMAQNSYAAERNIEIDRAYPVGSTLNPVFDEIGRISGAQPEQAETLLDRLGLGVQFTVPGASVPTPGQPGIATIGFRPGQTNMSMTNMGALGVALARAAAGQPSSVPPFVLKNVPTKVTGGELGGLDPALVGPLLRAMTTTAATGDASDLTRAPGLKALVGTNGPEGPGWFVGIQGGQVVVIYTEGPKSGTAALQVAQKYFTIK, encoded by the coding sequence ATGAAGATCTGGGTCAAGCGTGCAACGTCCGCCGCTTGTGCCGCGGTCACCTGCGCCGTCGTCGTGAGCTCCTGTTCGCTCACCGGAACGTCGAACTCGGGTGCCGTCGCCGCCATCGACGCTTTCGCCACTGCACTGAGCCGCCAGGACGCCGGCGGTGCCGCGCAGTTCACGACTGCGCCTGGTCAAGCCGGTGACAGTCTGACCACGACGCTGAAAGAGATGTCGGCACAACGGATCGACGTCGACATCGAGAAACCCGTCGAATACAGCGATGGCACCGCGACCTTCGCCCTGACCACCAAGTGGAACTGGGACAAGGGGCGCGTCTACGAGGCGAACAGCGAAGGAACCGCGCGGAAGCTGTCGTCGGGCTGGAAGGTCACCTGGGATCCGGCGATCTTGCATCCTGGCCTCGGCGCCGGCGGACACCTGCGCGAGGTCCGCACCGACGCGACGCCCGCGCCGTCGGTACGCAGCCGGTCGGGCAAGGTCTTCATGTACCTCCAACCGGTCAACGAAATCGTCATCGACCCTGCACAGACCCGCGATCTGGCCGCCACGACGCGTGCGCTGGCCGGGGTCATCGCGCCGATCGCCCCGCTGATCACCCCCACGGTCATCGGCGAGAAGTTGGCCGAGACACCGGGCAAGCCGGTGATCGCCGTGACACTGCGCGACCCGGACATGCAGGTTCTCGCCGGCGACCCCGCCCGTGTGCCCGGGGTGAGCGTGAACCGCACCGACCGGCTCGTCATGGCCGACCGCCGCCTGTCGTCGCCCCTCGAGGACGGCCTGACCAACTACTGGCAGGCAATCCGGGACGCCACTGCCGGCTGGCAGGTCGAGATGGTCAACCCCGGCCTCCGGCCCCGTCGCCTCGCCGGTGAGCAGGGGCCGCCCGGACCGGACGTCCTGTCGACCGTCGATCAGGGTGTGCAGCTGACCCTGGGCGACGCCGCGGTCGAGGTCGGGCAGCCCGCCACGATCCTCACACTCGACGCCCAGAGCGGCGCGATCCTCGGTATGGCGCAGAACAGCTACGCCGCCGAACGCAACATCGAGATCGATCGGGCGTACCCGGTCGGCTCGACGCTGAACCCGGTCTTCGACGAGATCGGCCGTATCTCCGGCGCGCAACCCGAGCAGGCGGAGACGCTCCTCGACCGCCTGGGCCTCGGTGTGCAGTTCACGGTTCCCGGTGCCAGCGTCCCGACGCCGGGACAGCCCGGTATCGCGACCATCGGCTTCCGCCCTGGGCAGACCAACATGTCGATGACCAACATGGGTGCGCTCGGTGTCGCGCTGGCACGGGCCGCTGCGGGTCAACCGTCGTCGGTGCCGCCGTTCGTCCTCAAGAACGTGCCCACCAAGGTCACCGGCGGTGAACTCGGAGGCCTCGACCCTGCGTTGGTCGGTCCGCTGCTGCGGGCCATGACCACGACCGCGGCCACCGGCGATGCCAGCGACCTGACCCGGGCCCCCGGCCTGAAGGCGCTGGTCGGAACCAACGGTCCCGAGGGGCCGGGCTGGTTCGTCGGCATCCAGGGTGGACAGGTCGTCGTGATCTACACCGAGGGTCCGAAGTCGGGCACCGCAGCGCTCCAGGTGGCGCAGAAATACTTCACCATCAAGTAG